GAAATTATATCTTTTGCATCTACAGGAAAACATCAAGAGGTGTGTGTGCATCATCTATGATCCCTCTAAAGCTGACTTAGGCGTCTTAGCTCTGAAGGCTTTGAAGCTTTCTGATTCCTTTATGGAGCTATACCGGGCCGGAAACTTTACAGGCGAGAAGTATGTAGCCTGTCTATTAAACTTTTGAGACACGTGGGATAGTTGTAGTATTCTAATCACTATTTTTTTGTCAGGTTGagagagaagaacttctcctgGATGGATATTTTTGAGGAAATTCCCGTAAGTTTATAGGGCTTTGCTCCTCTATCTTTAAGTCTTACTAGCTTATCTTATAAGTAAATATGTTGAAATATTAACGTTACCTAATTATAGCTTCTTCTTAGAAAAGATTTTTGTTTAAACGTTGGTTTCTTTCGTTTGACAGATTAAGGTTTCAAACTCTGCGCTTGTCAGTGCCTTCATGACTGAACTGGAGACTGATGCACCTGTCTCACAGGTATAATATTAGTATCTGGACAAGGATTCTCGCTGCTGCCTGTAATCCAGATGTTTTGACTCTTATTTCTTGGATATTTTACCCTTGATAGGGTGATTATGATCGTCTACACTCATCAACCACTCCTTTCCTTGAGAACAATATGGAGTTTCTGATTAAATGCATGGATGATTTATCTATGGAACAGCAAAAGGTTTGGCTTATTCTCCTTGCACTTTTCATCCGCAGAAGTATCTTAATacaatatcttaattttatacTTCCAGTTCCAATACTACTACCGGAACCTGTCTCGTCAGCAAGCGCAGCAGCAAGCCTGGCTCCAGAAGAGGAGGTAAGTCGCATTCTTGGTTCTGGTTCCGATTTGTTTCTCACACTCCCTTGAATTGATCGTGGAAAACATATGGCAAGAGTAGTGGATGTCCTAAACATTGGTGTTCACTGTTCAGCCTATTTGCTTCTCTTGTTGATATTCCGAGTAACAATCTAACAAAGAGGTTTGGTTGTTTATATATAGGACGGAGAATATGGGTCGTAGATCAGCTGGAGAAGAGGCTTTGCCCGAAGAGGATCCTTCAAACCCAATCTTTAAGCCGATCCCTGAACCTTCAAGGCTAGAGAGTTTCCTCATCACAAACCAAGTCTCGAACTTCTGTGGTCAAATCAATGGGTATGTTCACCTCTTAATAACCGTTTTCTCCATTTCCACCTGTTAAGAGAGCTTAAATTAAGTCGACCCGTTGCTATGCAGAGTGGCTGGCCAGAACTTCAGCAGGCTCTACCTGACCAAGGCATTGCACGATAACTGATTACAACAAGACCACCAAATTTTTGTTTCGAGTCGAGAGAAAGTGAGAAAACGGATCCTATGTTTGTTTTAATCTTGAAATTTTTCATTATTGTAGTTAAACCACTTCATAATACATAATTTCTGAAAACTTCTTTTTTAGTTCTTATGATAATAGTCCGAGAAAATGCTTATCGTGATCTTTAAATATGTTTTGTCTCTAATCACTAACAAGTAATAACGTATATAGTTGTGTGAGTTGATGTATACTATAACGCACAAAAAAAATCGAAGTTGCTGAATACAAAAGGAGGCGCATTAACGACATCGTGCTATCGCTTCTCATTGTTAAGAGTTCTTACCAAACACAAGAGCAACAATGGCGGTTTATCATCTCCTCCTCTCGACCTCTCCTTCGCTTGTTCTTCCTCCTCGCCGACCCAACTTCAGCTCAATCCACCGCCGGATACCACCAGCTCACCCTCGTCTCACAAAATTCACCACCTCGCCTTCTTCGTCTCCACCAGTAATTCGGAAAATTCTCGTCCGCAGCACTCTCCGGGAAGACCCCGTTTCTCCCGACGCAGACAATCCAACTCTGCTGATCGGAGAAGACTCTGCTGCTTTCGAATTAGGCAAACAGAAGCTCGTTTCCTGGGTTTATTTCGGCGTTATCCTTGGAGTCGTTCTCTACATCCTCAACGTAGTCTGGATCGATAACTCCACCGGTTTCGGTAAATCATACATCGACGCCGTCTCCGCCGTCTCCGGCTCGCCGGAGGTATGCAAAAATCGCTGTAAAAACCGAgtaaatttcagtttttttttatttcactgtaaaaaagactgttttttttcGCAGGTGGCGATGTTAATGCTTATACTCATCT
The Raphanus sativus cultivar WK10039 chromosome 1, ASM80110v3, whole genome shotgun sequence DNA segment above includes these coding regions:
- the LOC130510411 gene encoding eukaryotic translation initiation factor 3 subunit H; its protein translation is MATMARSFLQAISKDEVVAPPLRVVQIEGLAVLKIIKHCKEFAPTLVTGQLLGLDVGSVLEVTNCFPFPVRDDDEEIEADGANYQLEMMRCLREVNVDNNTVGWYQSTVLGSYQTVELIETFMNYQENIKRCVCIIYDPSKADLGVLALKALKLSDSFMELYRAGNFTGEKLREKNFSWMDIFEEIPIKVSNSALVSAFMTELETDAPVSQGDYDRLHSSTTPFLENNMEFLIKCMDDLSMEQQKFQYYYRNLSRQQAQQQAWLQKRRTENMGRRSAGEEALPEEDPSNPIFKPIPEPSRLESFLITNQVSNFCGQINGVAGQNFSRLYLTKALHDN